The Cryptosporangium phraense genome window below encodes:
- the secD gene encoding protein translocase subunit SecD, with amino-acid sequence MAPPRGQLRAGRYLASLAVIVIALYALVFFAGSGSLKDKLTPRLGLDLQGGTTVTLHAAQAGGKAPDAEQLEQARQIIENRVNGTGVAEAEVVTEGDSNIVINAPGQNNDAIKQVGEPAQLRFRAVLESAQDIDAIKATAAAASPTPSASGSVSPSPSTSGSASPSPSSSAKVQASPSASGGGGGGSAPEVAPAAAPAVDDSPTPGTSASPSAKASQSAGATPSTSASASASPTPAATPTSASQAALQKSALAKFPKEAATYVAQGSAEDFAGAATNPQLAAIFEPGAKKLTEAEVAALPIDWQFKVPWITCKMLNNRPAGSVDAVGQQVVACQDTTKYKLEKAGVVGTDIDTASFTFNAQQGGWVVNLKFTNKGQDKWTNLTKATLQKQVAVVLDNDVISAPTTNEVITGDTQISGQFTKVEAQDLAAKLKFGALPLSFTVETAESISPTLGIEQLEAGLLAGGIGLALVIVYSLIYYRALGLVTIASLVVSGAIIYASIILLGRQIGLTLTLAGVAGFIVAVGITADSFVVFFERLKDEVREGRSVRSAVPRAWARARRTILSADAVSFLAAAVLYILAVGAVKGFAFTLGLSTLVDVIIVFLFTHPLVAVLARSRRFTSPRFSGLGTLRKAPPVGGAAGRPATARRVSPKES; translated from the coding sequence GTGGCACCACCTCGCGGACAGCTGCGTGCCGGGCGATACCTCGCCTCTCTCGCGGTCATCGTGATCGCGCTCTACGCGCTCGTGTTCTTCGCCGGCAGCGGGTCGCTGAAGGACAAGCTCACCCCACGGCTCGGCCTCGACCTGCAGGGCGGCACGACCGTGACGCTGCACGCGGCCCAGGCCGGCGGCAAGGCTCCCGACGCCGAGCAGCTCGAACAGGCGCGCCAGATCATCGAGAACCGCGTCAACGGCACCGGTGTCGCCGAGGCCGAAGTGGTCACCGAGGGCGATTCCAACATCGTCATCAACGCGCCCGGCCAGAACAACGACGCGATCAAGCAGGTCGGCGAGCCGGCCCAGCTGCGGTTCCGTGCGGTGCTCGAGTCGGCCCAGGACATCGACGCGATCAAGGCGACGGCCGCGGCCGCCTCGCCCACCCCGTCCGCGTCGGGCTCGGTGTCGCCCAGCCCGTCGACGTCCGGATCGGCGTCCCCGTCGCCGTCGTCGTCGGCCAAGGTGCAGGCCAGCCCGTCCGCCTCGGGCGGCGGGGGTGGCGGCAGCGCGCCGGAGGTGGCTCCGGCCGCCGCGCCGGCGGTGGACGACAGTCCGACCCCGGGGACCTCCGCGTCGCCGTCGGCGAAGGCCAGCCAATCGGCCGGGGCCACGCCGTCGACCAGCGCGAGCGCGTCCGCGAGCCCGACCCCGGCGGCGACCCCGACGTCGGCGAGCCAGGCGGCGCTGCAGAAGTCCGCGCTCGCGAAGTTCCCCAAGGAAGCCGCGACCTACGTGGCCCAGGGCTCGGCGGAAGACTTCGCCGGGGCGGCGACGAACCCGCAGCTGGCCGCGATCTTCGAGCCCGGGGCCAAGAAGCTGACCGAGGCCGAGGTCGCCGCGCTGCCGATCGACTGGCAGTTCAAGGTCCCGTGGATCACCTGCAAGATGCTGAACAACCGGCCGGCCGGTTCGGTCGACGCGGTCGGCCAGCAGGTCGTGGCCTGTCAGGACACGACCAAGTACAAGCTGGAGAAGGCCGGGGTCGTCGGTACCGACATCGACACCGCGAGCTTCACGTTCAACGCGCAGCAGGGCGGCTGGGTCGTCAACCTGAAGTTCACGAACAAGGGTCAGGACAAGTGGACCAACCTGACCAAGGCCACGCTGCAGAAGCAGGTCGCGGTCGTCCTCGACAACGACGTGATCTCCGCGCCGACGACCAACGAGGTCATCACCGGTGACACCCAGATCAGCGGTCAGTTCACCAAGGTCGAGGCGCAAGACCTGGCGGCGAAGCTGAAGTTCGGCGCGCTGCCGCTCTCGTTCACGGTCGAGACCGCGGAGTCGATCTCGCCGACGCTCGGCATCGAGCAGCTCGAGGCCGGTCTGCTGGCCGGCGGTATCGGGCTGGCGCTGGTCATCGTCTACTCGCTGATCTACTACCGGGCGCTCGGCCTGGTCACGATCGCCAGCCTGGTCGTGTCCGGCGCGATCATCTACGCGTCGATCATCCTGCTCGGACGGCAGATCGGGCTGACGCTCACGCTCGCCGGCGTCGCCGGCTTCATCGTCGCGGTCGGTATCACCGCGGACTCGTTCGTCGTGTTCTTCGAACGTCTGAAGGACGAGGTGCGCGAAGGCCGGAGTGTCCGCTCGGCGGTGCCGCGGGCCTGGGCCCGGGCCCGGCGCACGATCCTCTCGGCCGACGCGGTCTCGTTCCTGGCCGCCGCCGTGCTCTACATCCTGGCGGTCGGCGCGGTGAAGGGCTTCGCGTTCACGCTGGGCCTGTCCACGCTGGTCGACGTCATCATCGTCTTCCTCTTCACCCACCCGCTGGTCGCCGTTCTGGCCCGCTCGCGCCGCTTCACCTCGCCTCGCTTCTCGGGCCTGGGTACGCTGCGTAAGGCCCCTCCGGTCGGCGGGGCCGCCGGACGGCCCGCGACCGCCCGTCGTGTCAGCCCGAAGGAGTCCTGA
- the yajC gene encoding preprotein translocase subunit YajC codes for MELEAAQQSSGGGSILPLLLLVGVFALMYFLVIRPQSQRRKQMTSMQNQVEEGAPVMTLGGLYGTVVSTEGDSVLLEVSPGVTNRYARAAIAKVLSDEEAVKAGMAANEDAVDEDDVPVTDAVLVEEPEAPAAPVTPAPATPAAPASSDIVPDPTADPRPATTDAEPSKGTERR; via the coding sequence GTGGAGCTAGAAGCCGCGCAACAGAGCTCGGGCGGTGGGAGCATCCTGCCTCTGCTGCTGCTGGTCGGCGTGTTCGCGCTGATGTACTTCCTGGTCATCCGGCCGCAGTCGCAGCGCCGCAAGCAGATGACCAGCATGCAGAACCAGGTCGAAGAGGGCGCGCCGGTCATGACCCTGGGCGGCCTCTACGGCACGGTCGTGTCGACCGAGGGTGACTCGGTACTGCTCGAGGTCTCGCCGGGCGTCACGAACCGTTACGCGCGGGCCGCGATCGCCAAGGTGCTGTCCGACGAGGAAGCCGTCAAGGCGGGCATGGCGGCCAACGAGGACGCGGTGGACGAGGACGACGTGCCGGTCACCGACGCGGTGCTGGTCGAGGAGCCCGAGGCCCCGGCCGCTCCGGTGACCCCGGCTCCGGCGACCCCGGCCGCGCCGGCGTCGTCCGACATCGTGCCGGACCCGACCGCCGACCCGCGTCCCGCGACCACCGACGCGGAGCCGAGCAAGGGCACCGAGCGCCGCTGA